The following DNA comes from Parambassis ranga unplaced genomic scaffold, fParRan2.1 scaffold_66_arrow_ctg1, whole genome shotgun sequence.
taatgcgaaagtctcagagggccaacagtccccgatgtcattattttaaacaataaaaaatgtgtatgctgttttgtaatatgttacatcttacacagcaaacacaataacatcttagcattcagatgacagagcagaaaatgttatctgaatttacagcataaatttaaaacattcagagactgtgtggttgtgataacagagcaacaggcacgttattgactctactgtgcaggtgagatctgatcatatgtggcaggtctggtttaggagacGTGAtgactgaatgacggagtctttttgagagaagtgccgcatctctgtacagctgacagtttaacaacagagaacgttaacaagcaaagacggactgctctgctgcaccagtaaaacatcacagtttataacagacagtctgctcacacggcacaaactaattcatgatttacaaatgttcgcatttctggagagttgcttttatccagccaccggtaaaaaggcccgggcaggctgccggccaggacgcagcctccccgtgcagcagggagcaatgagcgtccctctctctctccatcatgtcgctttaacttctttaatggctctagcatcgctccctgctgcctggtgcgggcagcagggagcgacatgATGGACAGAGGGACCttgctccactcccctgcgctcctggagccccccagtactcgggcacgttccccagagagggacgctcaatgcTGCATGCGCCCcatccatgaattctaatagggctactatactacaactaataataacaatatttcgtgtgcacattatacataattcgtggccacattttatttctttttgaccatgtcacagaggggctctgtAGTTTTGGAGGACTTCACTTGtgcagacgctctctgatagcaggttgtatgcagaagcatgtttagtctcgtagtgaattgtgtcgaagttctgaaccggtgttgtgcaccttccgagccctctgcgtagccggaaccaacaaccaagccctgcagccccgcgtgacgcaccacgatgcagacagagagagataatgttctgctcagagaatcctgtaaacgttacacaatgagttaaaaacaaaaacaagaattgcctgttggtTTTGTaggatttactctgtttggctggcgggccaaaaataacacattttaagactgCTGTAGTTAGTCCAAACCATGCTTTGTGTTCATAGGAGTGATCTTTGCCAGTGTCAGCTCGGGGCTGGGGGAGCTGTCCTTCCTCTCTCTTACTGTCTTCTTCAGCAGGTAAAagcttgttttttattttttctgtcttccaaCCTCAACTTTAAAACGCTCCCCACTTCAATATCCAAAATGAACTTTGGTCTTTGCACAAGGAAATCCATAATAAGCAATGCTCCAGACCAGATTGCAGTTACCTGACCTCTGGTTGCTCCACTATAGTTTTTTTATAAACTCTTCTTTTAGGGGGAATTTTGAAGGAACTAAAATATGactgaaatttgaatcccttaGTTTAAGTCATTGTCAGAGAATACAGTGTTTTGGAggatgtgtatatgtatgtttgtatCATCATTTATAGCAGTGTGCCATGTCTTATTACACCTGCTTCAGGGATGTACTGGAAGGCTGGGGCTCAGGGACCGGTGGTGCTGGTGTCGCTGGAGCTCTTCTTTACTCGGGACTCATCCAACTGGGCCTCACACCTCGGATTACCCTTCTTATCATGTTGGTCGTCCCATTAGCTATGTTGATTAGGTAAATGTGGAAACATTTCTTAAGACtagatggaagaagaagaacactcAGCGTTCTAATTAAATGTGACTCTTGGATCTCCAGTTATTTCTTCATGCTGGTTCCTCCATCTTCATTACCTCAGTGGGGGGCCAGGGAGGCCGAGCATGCAGCCAGGAGCTCCGAGGAGACGCAGAGAATGATCGATGGTTCAGATAAGgaagacgaagaggaggaggaggagacatcaACACCGGGTAACTTCCACTATCTCAGTTTTAGATAAATAGATGTAAAAATAAACCTTCGACATGTTGTGCAATACCCTCATATAGAAGACATAATCAGATGATAGTTAAATACGTACATGAATATCCGGTTTTACGGGTAAGCTGATAAATGTTACCAGATAACAGATTTTCAACTGTCCGTACATAAGCAGTGTTAGTTCAGGGGTTTTAATGTGATTAAGCCTGAGTCTGACACCAAACGAGTGTATGTTGTTCCCTAACAATGAGATATGACCTGGACGTACAGAAATGAGCAGAACACAGCacaaaaaatcaacaaaatcaGCTTAAAGGGCCTAAAATGCCTCCACAGACCTGGTTTTGACTTGTTTTATTTGGAACTATTTTCTACCAAACCCTGCTAATAAAGTCTAATGTCAAAGTCCTGCTGTGTGTTATTGCATAATTTCATGTTCTTTTCCCTTTAATATAAAGGGCCCACTGGTCCTCTGACCTTTGCAGAGAAACGGCACATTATCAGAGTAAGTGGACTGCTCCTTCTCTCACAGGAGTGTGTTTCAGTATTTGCTAGATCACTGTGCCGTATTATTACATCTGGTTCTTGTGAGCAGGGCCTGCTGAAGTTTGTGTTTCCCCTCGGGCTGGTCTACTTTGCAGAGTACTTCATCAACCAGGGCTTGGTGAGTTCTCTGGAGCCCGCTGGAAAATATAACAAATAtctcaaatatatatatatattataatatatattgttagattattataatatattgttagattattataatatatattataataacaatatatatatataacaaatatCTCAAAACAGACTAAGAATAATGCAGATGTTCTTCCTCCAGATGGAGCTCCTGTTTTTCCAGGGTTTCTTCCTGTCTCATGCGGAGCAGTATCGCTGGTCAGTTCTGACACAGATCGGTTTGAGGGCATGCAGTTCTGTTTGTTCATTCctcgtgtgtgttttcaggtatCAGACTCTTTACCAGGTTGGTGTGATGATATCTCGATCCTCCCTGCGCTGTTTGAAGATCAGGAAACTGTGGACGCTCTCCCTGCTACAGGTACAAAACAGGACAAGTGTAGGGATGGCTTAGTGCCATACACATTGCACCCCCACAGAAATGTAGCTGCATGTTGCAGGAATGCAGACGAGCAGAGGTGTGACCGGTCTGCTCGGCAGCTCTGCATATCCTCCCACACGTGACACGTTCTCTCTGCTccgcaggtggtgaatgcagtgTTCCTCCTGTTCGCTGTGCGTTACCAGTTCCTGCCCAGTGCCTGGATTGTGTTTGCAGTTATCCTCTATGAGGGTCTGCTCGGTGGAGCCTCATATGTCAACACCTTCCACTTTATCAGCAAAGAGGTAATGTCATCTTTCTGTCTGTAAATAAGTCACCATTTTAAAAGGTTTACATCAGTAAAGAAGCGCTGTATGTGGCTGGATTGTAACCGCTAagtgtctgtctcctctcccaCAGACTGAAGACAGACACAGGGAGTTTGCCATGGCGGCTGCCAGCGTGGGAGACAGTCTGGGCATAGCTCTGgctggagctgcagctttcCCTGTCCACAGATACTTCTGTTCTCTCTGAGCaagcccacacacagacagacacacacacagacagacacacacacagacagacacacacacagacagacacacacacacagacagacacacacacacacagacacacacacagacagacacacacacacagacacacagacacacacacagagacacacacacacacagagacacacacacacacagacacacacacacacacacacacagacacacagacagacacacagacacacacacagacagacacacacacacagacacacagacacacacacagccacacagacagacacacacacacacacacacacagagacacacacacaccgacacacagacagacacacagacacacacacagacacacacacacagacagacagacacacagacacacagacagacacacacacacacagacagacacagacagacacacacacagacacacacacggtgacagCTGGAAAAAAGCTTTTACTCCTACATACTGTCTTGAATTCAGATCACAGTATGAGTAATGCCACTTCCTGGGATACACAGAGTGATCGGAGACCCTCTCTCATACTGACAGCAAGAACGCTCGACTTGAACACAAAAACCAGTATTTTACTGACCATTGAAATAATTAACCCTTCGAAAGGAGGAGCGCTGACCTCTGAGTTGCCATTTAGAGCTGACATACAGTGTGACTGACAGCACCAAGGTGCTGTATAATTACAGTTAGTAAAGGCCTTAGGTGACTTTAGTTCCTTCTATATATTTAATTTCTGCTTGTGTGGAATGTTTAATCACTTTTATGCTTATGACTATTATGTTTTGATGTACTGCTAATGATTGCTGACAGATGCAACAATACAATGTTAGGAAAATACTGTAGGCTCAACAGTAACAGATGTGTGTCTAATGTATGGGGATATGTTATTATggtgcctttttgtttttattgaagtGACCAAGAATGCCTTCTACTGTACTATAACTTTCTACCAAAGAGaataatgtttttatattatgaTTGAATGAATTTGGAAAACAGGACGGTGTTCACAGCTTGCTTTTTAAATTTCTATACAGTAAAAATGtttgcaggtgtttgtgtggtaCTGTCTGCTCAGGTTCTGCTCATTTCAGTCACTTTGGATTTTTATGCTACTGTATTTTAGTGTGTAGACACACCTGCAGTTTCTCCATCAATGTGCACATTCCTTGTAACAAAAGTACAACATGCTGCAGCAGAAGTGTCATGTATTAATATAGattttgtttattaatgtttctaAACTCTCATTTGAGTGTCTTGTAGTCAGGTTTTGCACAAAATGTGTACTGACCCTGTGTGTGGCCAAAAGAAAGTCCTAAAGATGTTACAGAACCAATAAAATCATGTCAAATTAAACTGTCCAGTAATTCTGTGGGTTTGTAGTAGTTACTGTGATTGCACTGAGTATAATGTCTGCTCGTGCTGAATTAGCATCTTAAATGACTGACCTTTGAGATTCATCCAGATCTATTGTTAAATGATTTAATAAGCCTACTTTCTGGAGTGGTTGATTAATTCCTCATCCATGAAACAGCAGTCAAGAACCACTGGTGTTATAAATGTTATGGTTTTCGTTTTGAATTCTTTTATTAGATTGTAatgtgtgcttgtttttgtaCACATGGTTTATATATAAACTCCTGATAAACTTCCCGCTGACGTCACCCGGGAGCTGGCTGGATTCAGCAATGCGCGCTCCCGGCACCGGAAGTGACAGTCGAGCCGCTGCTGTTTGTTCATGAGCGGAGTGAACCGGCAAAGACGACACCGGGGGAAGAAGAGGGGCCGGTGAGCGGCGACGAGGACCCACGATCCACGGAATGAAACACGCTGGTGTTTGTTTCTCAGAGTTCTGCCATCATTCCCTCCACGGTAATTATTGTTACGTTTGTTCTTCTCGTTTTAGCGGCGGCGCGTGTAACATTTTGTAACACTAGcgttagctagcttgctaaaaAAAGAAGCGCTAACCAGTGTTGACGCCGTATGTTAAGTAAGTTAGCCAGGTAGCCTGCTAACAGCTGTGGTTAGCCCGCTGACATCGTCAGTTAACCTATTTTTTCTGTGGTTGTTTAGCGTACTCTGTGTGTATGGTGATTCAGTATCGGTCAGTAGACATTTGTGTTAACCCCCCAGGACAAATTTCCAAACAAAATGGTTGGCTAACTTATCAAAGAATCAGTTGTTCGCTGACGTCGTTAGCAGCGATGTAAGCTAACGTGCTAATAGCTAGCTTACTGTTAAACTACGCCCGTAGGCCGCACATTCCTGGAAGAATAACGTCAGTATGTTGCTGTGCACTGCTCGTTTGCTTTCCGTATAAACAAACATTTCAGGAGAACTTCTTCACTATTCTCATGACGCAGTCATGAAACAGTTTGAGGAAACCCGTGAGCAGTGTGTAGCGCAGCAAGCGTTTTTCAGTTTCCCTGATATTTTAGCGATGTTTaactttttttaacattgttttTACCAAAGTGTATGTTTGCCTTTTAGAGCTCGTTTCTCTGATCCATCTCATCCCGAGAGCCTGAAGAATTGAAGAGCCCCTGTCAGAGGCCATCCTGTCCCATCGCTTCGAGGAACAAGGAGCCTGATAACTTAGtggcccctgtgtgtgtgtgtgcggacaTAGTGTGTGAGCAGCTCTCCATATGTGTGTGACTATGGGGGACATCAGTGACCTGGACCGACAGATAGAACAGCTCAGACGCTGTGAACTCATTAAGGAAAATGAAGTCAAAGCACTGTGTGCCAAAGCCAGGTAATGACCAAGGAACCTCAGACACAGATGTTAGGCACGGTGAACGCATGTAAACACATGGACTGGTGCTGCCAGCCATCAGACCCCCTGATGCTGTCAGAGCTGTTCTCTAATCAATATGTTTGGATGTATTTTCAGAGAGATTCTGGTGGAAGAAAGCAATGTCCAGAGAGTAGACTCTCCTGTTACGGTAGGTAGCATGTGTTGGCTTCTGTTTTctcagaatgtgtttttaagtTGATTTAATTTGGTAATTGTTGGTCTTCCACCTTCACAGGTGTGTGGGGATATACACGGTCAGTTCTATGACTTGAAAGAGCTCTTTAGAGTAAGTATCTTTTCTTTTACACCAGTGTCCTTTTGTTTTCTACTATAGTATTTTTCCTGGTGTCAGTGGAGTTTGACAGTGGTGGTTGCATCTTGATGCAGTCATTTGCATAGACTTTGAATTTACAGCTCTGAACCGTTTTCTCCCCGTTGACAGGTTGGTGGCGACGTTCCAGAGACAAATTACCTCTTCATGGGCGACTTTGTGGACAGAGGCTTCTACAGTGTGGagacttttcttcttctgctagCTCTTAAGGTGCACATGAGTTTGTGTTGGTGTCCTCTGCAGAACGTAACCAAGCCATCCCTCGTTGGAATGGATTAAGTATTTTCACTGTCCTCATATTTTGGGTATCTGGTGTACTTCACAGGTGCGCTATCCGGACAGGATAACCCTGATCCGGGGAAACCACGAGTCGCGGCAAATCACCCAGGTGTACGGCTTCTACGATGAGTGCCTCCGAAAGTATGGTTCAGTCACTGTCTGGAGATACTGCACTGAGATTTTTGACTACTTGTCCCTCTCTGCTATCATTGACGGCAAGGTGAGCTAATCATTTGTGACTGTACACATTGGTTTtttggaggagctgcagactttGCGACCTCATTTCTCTTCATTTGGTAAATTCCCTTCTATGACTTTCAGATCTTCTGTGTGCACGGTGGCTTGTCTCCCTCAATCCAGACACTGGACCAGATTCGGACCATTGACAGAAAACAGGAGGTACCTCATGACGGGCCCATGTGTGACCTCTTGTGGTCAGACCCCGAAGGTATTTACAGATGTGAATACTGAATGATGTGAATGCATGATAAACCACAGGAGTGACGTTATGATGAATGTTAACCTGGCTGGTCTTCCCTCCCTGCTCTCAGACACCACCGGCTGGGGTGTGAGCCCCAGAGGTGCTGGCTACTTATTTGGCAGCGACGTGGTGGCCCAGTTCAATGCTGCCAACGACATCCACATGATCTGTCGAGCACACCAGCTGGTCATGGAAGGCTACAAGTGGCACTTCAACGAAACGGTGCTCACAGTGTGGTCAGCACCCAACTACTGCTACAGGTAGGCAGAAACGGTCAAATACCGGACTTAGTCTGAAAGTAGCATGTAAGCTGTGTGGACACTTCCTCTGAAACATCTTCAGATGCATGAAGTACACATTCCAGGTGGATTACTTATTTCTTCTGTTTGCGTCAAAGATTGAAATAACCCAGTCTTAGCAGTCTTTGTTTTTGCGTCTTGTAAGCCTTTATGTACCTTTAATCTGTCACCCTGTGTCTATGTG
Coding sequences within:
- the LOC114431300 gene encoding serine/threonine-protein phosphatase 4 catalytic subunit B; the encoded protein is MCVTMGDISDLDRQIEQLRRCELIKENEVKALCAKAREILVEESNVQRVDSPVTVCGDIHGQFYDLKELFRVGGDVPETNYLFMGDFVDRGFYSVETFLLLLALKVRYPDRITLIRGNHESRQITQVYGFYDECLRKYGSVTVWRYCTEIFDYLSLSAIIDGKIFCVHGGLSPSIQTLDQIRTIDRKQEVPHDGPMCDLLWSDPEDTTGWGVSPRGAGYLFGSDVVAQFNAANDIHMICRAHQLVMEGYKWHFNETVLTVWSAPNYCYRCGNVAAILELDEHLQREFIIFEAAPQETRGIPSKKPVADYFL
- the LOC114431291 gene encoding battenin-like produces the protein MERTASVSADPEQRPDTGGRCAKCRSWGGFWVLGLCNNFAYVVMLSAAHDILRKQESQNTTAPTSATLTVDFQAGNNGSSSYDCNPVSTAAVLLADILPTLVIKLLAPYVIHKVPYGFRVLFCVVMAATSFLLVSFSTVVWMSILGVIFASVSSGLGELSFLSLTVFFSRDVLEGWGSGTGGAGVAGALLYSGLIQLGLTPRITLLIMLVVPLAMLISYFFMLVPPSSLPQWGAREAEHAARSSEETQRMIDGSDKEDEEEEEETSTPGPTGPLTFAEKRHIIRGLLKFVFPLGLVYFAEYFINQGLMELLFFQGFFLSHAEQYRWYQTLYQVGVMISRSSLRCLKIRKLWTLSLLQVVNAVFLLFAVRYQFLPSAWIVFAVILYEGLLGGASYVNTFHFISKETEDRHREFAMAAASVGDSLGIALAGAAAFPVHRYFCSL